The Clostridium sporogenes genome contains a region encoding:
- a CDS encoding DUF2325 domain-containing protein codes for MSVFVVGGDKIQTIKENLKEMGFNKINHVTGRRTRHRKIQVPTNTDLVLVLIDYVGHTVVESIKEQSKSHNTRIVYSRRAWTSIEKTLKDTIGEN; via the coding sequence ATGAGTGTTTTCGTTGTGGGAGGAGATAAGATTCAAACCATAAAAGAAAACTTAAAAGAAATGGGATTTAATAAAATAAATCATGTTACAGGCAGAAGGACTAGACATAGAAAAATACAGGTACCTACTAATACAGATTTGGTTTTAGTATTAATAGATTATGTTGGTCACACTGTGGTAGAATCCATAAAAGAACAAAGTAAATCTCATAATACTAGGATAGTTTATTCCAGAAGAGCTTGGACTAGCATTGAGAAAACATTAAAGGATACCATAGGGGAAAATTAA
- a CDS encoding DUF3793 family protein — protein MSRNLVTKYMNVINAMENKKYLYSLLLYLIAPTLDGVKPSTIVTLSTSGKNLYLLWSKYKKEFLDIYKINYIELKRTDKCTTILFYHKEALNKVLYNKYNLEFLKEIGYRDFSNEKSFLSKLKSRFKDTCPHEIGIFLGIPLEEVKSFIQDPKRECIYCGYWKVYNDIQKAKKQFTTYDISRTNMILEVLEKEQVCN, from the coding sequence ATGAGTAGAAATTTAGTGACAAAGTATATGAATGTTATAAATGCCATGGAAAATAAAAAATATTTATATTCCTTGCTTTTGTATTTAATTGCTCCAACCTTAGATGGAGTAAAACCATCCACTATTGTTACCTTAAGTACAAGCGGTAAAAACTTATATTTATTATGGAGTAAATATAAAAAAGAATTTTTAGATATTTACAAAATTAACTATATAGAATTGAAAAGAACGGATAAATGTACAACTATTTTGTTTTATCATAAAGAAGCCTTAAATAAGGTACTATACAATAAATATAACTTAGAATTTTTAAAAGAGATAGGATATAGAGATTTTTCTAATGAAAAGTCATTTTTATCAAAATTAAAAAGTAGGTTTAAAGATACTTGTCCTCATGAAATAGGCATTTTTTTAGGTATACCTTTAGAGGAAGTAAAATCTTTTATACAAGATCCCAAGAGAGAATGCATATATTGTGGTTATTGGAAGGTTTATAATGATATACAAAAGGCTAAAAAACAATTTACTACTTATGATATAAGTAGAACTAATATGATTTTAGAAGTATTAGAAAAAGAACAAGTTTGCAATTAA
- a CDS encoding DUF3189 family protein yields MNIIMIIYHDVGGSHSSCVAANIHVKNLPSNIIPPKEDLLELPTFDKITKKDVGHLKFIGIDEFGHKVYTISVQYKPNIVIPALRDMYTELKGFDNDLILVSSQPFVNTWMKIGGFTSRRLGIVPIGRPIVTYGTLKSYMGLVDLVEKVKKKIQIGVPM; encoded by the coding sequence GTGAATATTATTATGATTATATATCACGATGTAGGAGGTTCTCACTCTAGCTGTGTAGCAGCTAATATACATGTTAAAAATTTACCATCAAATATAATTCCCCCTAAAGAAGATTTACTAGAACTACCTACCTTTGATAAAATCACAAAAAAAGATGTAGGTCATCTTAAATTTATAGGAATAGATGAATTTGGTCATAAAGTATATACTATAAGTGTGCAATATAAGCCCAATATAGTAATACCAGCTCTTAGAGACATGTATACAGAACTCAAAGGATTTGACAATGATTTAATTTTAGTTAGCTCTCAGCCTTTTGTAAATACATGGATGAAAATTGGTGGTTTTACCTCTAGACGATTAGGTATTGTTCCTATAGGAAGACCTATTGTTACTTATGGTACGTTAAAATCTTATATGGGACTTGTTGATTTAGTTGAAAAAGTAAAAAAGAAAATACAAATTGGTGTCCCAATGTAA
- a CDS encoding DUF346 domain-containing protein, translated as MYPFFYNTNYFNTYDSNENFVCPYFLSSYNNSENTCENFRGDYNNFENLEENIENRNIEVTEYEGFLRAWGPWNDLGGNITSGLGASSWSANRIDLFARGRSGELIHNWFDNGRWNYWENLGGILTSSPKAVSWGFNRIDVVCRGTDNAMYHKWWDGSSWSGFENLGGNLTSAPTICSWASNRLDCFARGTDNQLHHKWWDGSSWSQWQALGGNLTSGPGAVSWGPNRIDVFARGRNNTLIHKWWNGTSWSQWEDLGGFLTSAPCASSRGQNRIDVFARGRNNRLIYKYWDGSSWSNWSDLNGNLTSEPVSVSKDSSTINIFAKGPRENVIERIYY; from the coding sequence ATGTATCCATTCTTTTATAATACAAATTATTTTAATACTTATGATTCAAATGAAAATTTTGTATGTCCATATTTCTTAAGTTCTTATAATAATTCTGAGAACACCTGTGAAAACTTTAGAGGTGACTATAATAACTTTGAAAATTTAGAAGAAAACATAGAAAACAGAAATATAGAAGTAACTGAATACGAAGGTTTTCTTAGAGCTTGGGGTCCTTGGAATGATCTAGGTGGTAATATTACTTCTGGTTTAGGGGCCTCTTCTTGGTCTGCTAATAGAATAGACTTATTTGCTAGAGGAAGAAGTGGAGAATTAATTCATAATTGGTTTGATAATGGTAGATGGAATTATTGGGAAAACCTTGGAGGCATTTTAACCTCTTCTCCTAAAGCTGTATCTTGGGGTTTTAACAGAATTGATGTGGTATGTCGTGGTACTGATAATGCTATGTATCATAAATGGTGGGATGGTTCTAGTTGGAGTGGCTTTGAAAATCTCGGTGGTAATCTTACATCAGCTCCTACTATTTGTTCCTGGGCTTCTAACAGATTAGATTGTTTTGCTAGGGGTACTGACAATCAACTGCATCATAAGTGGTGGGATGGTTCTAGTTGGAGTCAGTGGCAAGCTCTAGGAGGAAATCTTACTTCAGGTCCAGGTGCGGTTTCTTGGGGACCTAATAGAATTGACGTATTTGCCCGCGGTAGAAACAATACTCTAATTCATAAATGGTGGAACGGAACTAGCTGGAGCCAGTGGGAAGACCTCGGTGGATTCTTAACTTCTGCTCCTTGTGCTTCCTCTAGAGGGCAAAATAGAATTGATGTTTTTGCTCGTGGAAGAAATAATAGACTTATATATAAATACTGGGATGGTTCCAGTTGGAGTAATTGGAGTGATCTCAATGGTAACTTAACATCTGAACCAGTTTCTGTCTCTAAAGATTCTTCTACCATAAATATATTTGCAAAAGGTCCTAGAGAAAATGTTATAGAAAGAATATACTATTAA
- a CDS encoding phosphatase PAP2 family protein produces MNFMQNVDIYLLDFIHRNIANDFLDKIMIFITSIGNLGLIWIGISVFLLISKKYRKVGMLCIASLVLSSLIGEVVLKNLVQRGRPFTAIEGINLLIKSPKSFSFPSGHTASSFAVATVIGRRIKSFKLPIYILAFSIAFSRLYLYVHYPSDVLVGALIGIISANIILYIYNKGNY; encoded by the coding sequence ATGAATTTTATGCAAAATGTGGACATATACTTATTAGACTTTATTCATAGGAATATAGCAAATGATTTTTTAGATAAAATAATGATATTTATAACATCCATAGGGAATCTAGGATTAATTTGGATAGGAATATCCGTATTTTTATTAATAAGCAAGAAATATAGAAAAGTAGGAATGCTATGTATAGCTTCCTTAGTTTTAAGTTCTTTAATAGGTGAGGTGGTACTTAAAAATTTAGTACAAAGAGGACGACCTTTTACGGCTATAGAAGGAATAAATTTATTGATTAAATCACCTAAAAGTTTTTCTTTCCCATCAGGACATACAGCATCATCCTTTGCTGTGGCTACAGTTATAGGAAGAAGAATAAAAAGTTTTAAATTACCAATATATATATTAGCCTTTTCTATAGCTTTTTCAAGACTATATTTATATGTTCATTATCCATCAGATGTATTAGTAGGAGCTTTAATAGGTATAATTAGTGCTAATATAATACTTTATATTTATAATAAAGGAAATTATTAA
- a CDS encoding efflux RND transporter permease subunit, with amino-acid sequence MKKFGKFITEKRVLVLIVAIALLIPSFYGMAKTKINYDILSYLPEQLDTVKGQKILDKTFSSAATSMVVIDNMEAKDIVKIKDKIAKVDGVEKVLWVDDLMDTSIPKEILPDKIKDSFYNKDSTLMIIKFNESPASERTQEAIANVRTHLNKQCFLSGMSAIIKDTKDLSDKETPFYVLTAVALSVVVLMLTMESTLVPFIFLISIGFAVAYNMGTNVLLGEISYITKALAAVLQLGVTMDYSIFLLHRYEEEKEKFENRNEAMAEAVSNTITAIGGSSLTTIAGFLALCAMNLTLGKDIGLVMAKGVILGVISTVTILPAFILYFDKAIHKYTHKTILPEFNKTAGLVTKRYKLFILIFLIAFLPAVYGEKNAKVYYNLDETLPKDMQSIVALNKLKDNYNMTTTHFIIVRDKVKPYEIKEMVEKIEKVDGIGKVLSYDKIIGSAVPENFLPQEVKDTFKKGGYNLIIANSEYKAARDEENAQIAEINKIVKNYDKEAMIAGEGPLTKDLIEIADKDFKNVSYVSILAIFAIIFFVFKSVSIPVVLVSAIQLAIFINMGIPFYTGTEIPFVASIVIGTIQLGATVDYAILMTNRFKEELGYGHDKFEAMKISIQGSAKSIITSSLTFFSATAGVAIVSKMELIDSLCILMARGAIISMFVTVFILPSILMVTEPIIAKTTKGWRKSNTTKEVNKMSA; translated from the coding sequence GTGAAAAAATTTGGAAAATTTATTACAGAAAAGAGGGTACTAGTTCTTATAGTAGCAATAGCTTTGTTAATACCATCCTTTTATGGAATGGCAAAGACAAAGATAAACTATGATATACTATCTTACCTTCCAGAGCAATTAGATACTGTAAAGGGACAAAAGATATTAGATAAAACCTTTTCTAGTGCTGCTACTTCCATGGTGGTAATAGATAATATGGAAGCCAAAGACATAGTGAAGATTAAAGATAAAATAGCTAAGGTAGATGGTGTAGAAAAAGTACTTTGGGTAGATGATTTAATGGACACATCTATACCAAAAGAAATACTGCCAGATAAAATAAAAGATTCCTTTTACAATAAGGATTCCACACTAATGATCATAAAATTTAACGAATCACCGGCATCAGAAAGAACACAAGAAGCCATAGCAAACGTAAGGACACATTTAAATAAGCAATGCTTTTTAAGCGGAATGTCAGCAATAATAAAAGATACTAAAGATTTATCAGATAAAGAAACACCTTTTTATGTATTGACAGCAGTAGCTTTATCAGTAGTAGTTTTAATGCTTACTATGGAATCCACATTGGTACCATTTATATTCCTTATATCCATAGGTTTTGCAGTAGCTTATAATATGGGAACTAATGTGTTATTAGGAGAAATATCCTATATAACTAAGGCTTTAGCAGCAGTACTCCAATTAGGGGTTACCATGGACTACTCAATATTTTTACTTCATAGATATGAAGAAGAAAAAGAAAAATTTGAAAATAGAAACGAAGCTATGGCAGAGGCAGTTAGCAATACTATTACAGCTATAGGGGGAAGTTCTCTTACAACTATAGCAGGGTTCTTAGCATTGTGTGCAATGAACTTAACTTTAGGAAAAGACATAGGACTTGTAATGGCAAAAGGAGTAATTTTAGGCGTTATATCTACAGTAACAATACTTCCAGCTTTTATATTATACTTTGATAAAGCTATTCATAAATATACTCATAAAACTATATTGCCAGAGTTTAATAAGACAGCAGGATTAGTAACTAAAAGATACAAATTATTTATACTAATATTTTTAATAGCATTTTTACCAGCAGTGTATGGAGAGAAAAATGCTAAGGTTTATTACAATTTAGATGAAACTTTGCCTAAGGATATGCAATCTATTGTGGCCTTAAACAAGCTAAAAGATAATTATAATATGACAACAACTCATTTTATAATAGTAAGGGATAAAGTAAAACCTTATGAAATAAAAGAAATGGTAGAAAAAATAGAAAAGGTAGATGGTATAGGTAAAGTACTATCTTATGATAAAATAATAGGTTCAGCCGTACCAGAAAACTTTTTACCACAGGAAGTAAAAGATACCTTTAAAAAAGGTGGGTATAATTTAATAATAGCAAACTCAGAATACAAAGCAGCTAGAGATGAAGAAAATGCTCAAATAGCAGAAATAAATAAAATAGTAAAAAATTATGATAAAGAAGCAATGATAGCAGGGGAAGGTCCTCTAACTAAAGATTTGATAGAAATTGCAGATAAAGATTTTAAAAATGTAAGCTATGTTTCTATATTAGCCATATTTGCAATAATATTCTTTGTGTTTAAATCAGTATCAATTCCAGTGGTATTAGTATCAGCTATTCAATTAGCTATATTTATAAATATGGGGATACCATTTTATACAGGAACGGAGATACCATTTGTAGCTTCTATAGTAATAGGTACTATACAGCTAGGGGCTACCGTAGACTATGCTATATTAATGACAAATAGATTTAAAGAAGAATTGGGATACGGTCATGATAAATTTGAGGCTATGAAAATATCTATACAAGGTTCAGCAAAATCTATAATAACGAGTTCTTTAACATTCTTTAGCGCAACTGCAGGAGTTGCTATTGTTTCTAAAATGGAGTTAATTGATAGCTTATGTATATTAATGGCTCGTGGAGCTATCATAAGCATGTTTGTAACAGTATTTATATTACCATCCATATTGATGGTTACAGAGCCTATAATAGCTAAGACAACAAAGGGATGGAGAAAAAGTAATACAACAAAAGAAGTAAATAAAATGTCAGCTTAG